In Oryza sativa Japonica Group chromosome 2, ASM3414082v1, the following are encoded in one genomic region:
- the LOC4330821 gene encoding probable fucosyltransferase 8 yields MDVKRARSPRAPGVDADDDKKRAAEWRGAVRPHMVLVGFLITLPVLVFVFGGRWGSFQTTSAPNVGGRHVVPGGVTTTQKNEAPKNVSVPATATKSLPQPQDKLLGGLLSAAFEESSCQSRYKSSLYRKKSPFPLSPYLVQKLRKYEAYHKKCGPGTKRYRKAIEQLKAGRNADNAECKYVVWFPCNGLGNRMLTIASTFLYALISNRVLLMHVAAEQEGLFCEPFPGSSWVLPGDFPHNNPQGLHIGAPESYVNMLKNNVVRNDDPGSVSASSLPPYVYLHVEQFRLKLSDNIFCDEDQLILNKFNWMILKSDSYFAPALFMTPMYEKELEKMFPQKESVFHHLGRYLFHPTNKVWGIVSRYYEAYLARVDEKIGFQIRIFPEKPIKFENMYDQLTRCIREQRLLPELGTAEPANTTAEAGKVKAVLIASLYSGYYEKIRGMYYENPTKTGEIVAVYQPSHEEQQQYTSNEHNQKALAEIYLLSYCDKIAMSAWSTFGYVAYSFAGVKPWILLRPDWDKERSEVACVRSTSVEPCLHSPPILSCRAKKEVDAATVKPYVRHCEDVGFGLKLFDS; encoded by the exons ATGGACGTGAAGCGGGCCCGGAGCCCGCGGGCTCCGggcgtcgacgccgacgacgacaagAAGCGGGCCGCCGAGTGGCGCGGCGCCGTCCGGCCGCACATGGTGCTGGTCGGCTTCCTCATCACCCTGCCCGTCCTGGTCTTCGTCTTCGGCGGCCGCTGGGGCTCCTTCCAAACCACCTCCGCCCCCAACGTCGGCGGCCGCCACGTCGTCCCCGGCGGCGTAACAACGACACAAA AAAATGAAGCCCCGAAAAACGTCTCTGTACCAGCCACTGCAACCAAATCTCTGCCCCAACCCCAGGACAAGCTTCTCGGAGGACTACTCTCTGCCGCATTCGAAGAATCCTCATGTCAGAGCAGATACaaatcatctctctaccggaaGAAGTCTCCGTTCCCTCTGTCCCCTTACCTGGTTCAGAAGCTGCGGAAGTACGAGGCCTACCACAAGAAGTGCGGCCCTGGCACGAAGCGCTACCGGAAGGCGATCGAGCAGCTCAAGGCGGGGCGCAACGCCGACAACGCCGAGTGCAAGTACGTGGTGTGGTTCCCCTGCAACGGCCTCGGCAACCGCATGCTCACCATCGCCTCCACCTTCCTGTACGCGCTCATCTCCAACCGCGTCCTCCTCATGCACGTCGCGGCGGAGCAGGAGGGCCTCTTCTGCGAGCCGTTCCCGGGGAGCTCGTGGGTGCTCCCGGGCGACTTCCCCCACAACAACCCGCAGGGCCTGCACATCGGCGCGCCGGAGAGCTACGTCAACATGCTCAAGAACAACGTCGTCCGCAACGACGACCCCGGCAGCGTGTcggcgtcgtcgctgccgccgtacGTGTACCTCCACGTCGAGCAGTTCCGGCTGAAGCTGTCCGACAACATCTTCTGCGACGAGGACCAGTTGATTCTCAACAAGTTCAACTGGATGATACTCAAATCTGACAGCTACTTCGCGCCGGCGCTGTTCATGACGCCGATGTACGAGAAGGAGCTGGAAAAGATGTTCCCGCAGAAGGAGTCAGTGTTCCATCATCTTGGGAGGTACCTGTTCCATCCGACGAACAAAGTATGGGGAATCGTGAGCAGGTACTACGAAGCGTACCTTGCCAGAGTCGACGAGAAAATCGGGTTCCAGATACGGATCTTCCCGGAGAAGCCGATAAAATTCGAGAACATGTATGATCAGCTGACGAGGTGCATCAGGGAGCAGCGGTTGTTGCCGGAGCTCGGCACGGCGGAGCCGGCGAACACGACTGCCGAAGCAGGGAAGGTGAAGGCCGTACTGATCGCTTCTCTGTACTCGGGATATTACGAGAAGATCCGTGGGATGTACTACGAGAATCCAACCAAGACTGGCGAGATCGTCGCGGTGTACCAGCCGAGCcacgaggagcagcagcagtacACGTCCAACGAGCACAACCAGAAGGCGCTGGCCGAGATCTATCTGCTCAGCTACTGCGACAAGATCGCCATGAGCGCCTGGTCGACGTTCGGGTACGTGGCCTACAGCTTCGCCGGCGTCAAGCCGTGGATCCTGCTCCGGCCGGACTGGGACAAGGAGAGGTCGGAGGTGGCGTGCGTCAGGTCGACGTCGGTGGAGCCGTGCCTCCACTCGCCGCCGATCCTCTCGTGCAGGGCCAAGAAGGAGGTCGACGCGGCCACCGTCAAGCCGTACGTTCGGCACTGCGAGGATGTCGGGTTCGGTCTCAAGTTGTTCGATAGCTAA
- the LOC136351182 gene encoding galactoside 2-alpha-L-fucosyltransferase-like isoform X2 — protein sequence MTAAAASPSHGAPEDTPETSTRHDDDRLLGGLLSPAFDEHSCRSRYTSSLYRRRSPFRPSTYLVERLRRYEARHKRCGPGSALFQEAVEHLRSGRNAARSECQYVVWTPFNGLGNRMLALASTFLYALLTDRVLLVHAPPEFDGLFCEPFPGSSWTLPADFLITDFDGVFTMWSPTSYKNMRQAGTISNATAEQSLPAYVFLDLIQSFTDAAFCDDDQQVLAKFNWMVIKSDVYFAAMLFLMPAYERELTQLFPEKEAVFHHLARYLFHPSNDVWGIVHRFYEAYLARADELVGLQVRVFPEMPIPFDNMYEQIIRCSEQEGLLPKLGQTVVVTAANGSSVVAPSTKLTSILVTSLFPDYYDRIRGVYHARPTETGEYVAVHQPSHEREQRTEARGHNQRALAEIYLLSFCDRVVTSAVSTFGYIAHGLAGVRPWVLLRPPSPVARAEPACVRSETVEPCLQALPRRMCGAAEGSDIGALVPHIRHCEDVQKGIKLFS from the exons atgacag CTGCCGCAGCATCACCTTCCCACGGAGCACCGGAAGACACGCCCGAGACGTCGACTCGGCACGACGACGACCGTCTCCTCGGCGGACTGCTCTCTCCGGCCTTCGACGAGCATTCCTGCCGTTCCCGGTACACGTCGTCCCTCTACCGCCGCCGTTCACCGTTCCGCCCGTCCACCTACCTCGTCGAGCGACTCCGGCGGTACGAGGCCCGGCACAAGCGGTGCGGCCCCGGCTCCGCCCTTTTCCAGGAAGCCGTCGAGCACCTGCGCTCCGGCCGCAACGCCGCGCGCTCCGAGTGCCAGTACGTGGTGTGGACGCCGTTCAACGGGCTCGGCAACCGCATGCTCGCGCTCGCGTCAACCTTCCTCTACGCGCTCCTCACCGACCGCGTCCTGCTAGTGCACGCGCCGCCGGAGTTCGACGGCCTCTTCTGCGAGCCCTTCCCCGGAAGCTCATGGACATTGCCCGCCGACTTCCTGATCACCGACTTCGACGGCGTCTTCACCATGTGGTCGCCGACGAGCTACAAGAACATGAGGCAGGCCGGCACGATAAGCAACGCTACCGCGGAGCAGAGCCTGCCAGCCTACGTGTTCCTTGATCTCATCCAGTCGTTCACCGATGCCGCCTTCTGCGACGACGACCAGCAGGTCCTAGCCAAGTTCAACTGGATGGTGATAAAGTCCGACGTCTACTTCGCCGCCATGTTATTCCTCATGCCGGCCTATGAGCGCGAGCTGACGCAGCTGTTCCCGGAGAAGGAGGCCGTGTTCCACCACCTGGCGCGGTATCTCTTCCATCCGTCGAACGACGTGTGGGGCATCGTGCACAGGTTCTACGAGGCCTATCTCGCCAGGGCCGACGAGCTTGTCGGCCTCCAGGTGCGCGTGTTCCCGGAGATGCCCATACCGTTCGACAACATGTACGAGCAGATCATCCGGTGCTCGGAGCAGGAGGGGTTGCTGCCCAAGCTAGGACAGACGGTCGTCGTCACCGCGGCGAACGGCTCGTCGGTGGTGGCGCCGAGCACGAAGCTGACTTCCATACTGGTGACGTCGCTGTTCCCGGACTACTACGACCGCATCCGCGGCGTGTACCACGCGAGGCCGACGGAGACAGGGGAGTACGTAGCGGTGCACCAGCCGAGCCACGAGCGGGAGCAGCGCACGGAGGCGCGCGGCCACAACCAGCGCGCGCTGGCCGAGATATACCTGCTGAGCTTCTGCGACCGCGTCGTGACGAGCGCCGTGTCGACGTTCGGGTACATCGCGCACGGGCTAGCCGGGGTGCGGCCGTGGGTGTTGCTGCGGCCGCCGTCCCCGGTGGCGCGCGCCGAGCCGGCGTGCGTCCGGTCGGAGACCGTCGAGCCGTGCCTGCAGGCGCTGCCTCGACGGATGTGCGGCGCGGCGGAAGGCAGTGACATTGGGGCTCTGGTGCCTCATATCCGGCATTGCGAGGATGTACAAAAAGGTATCAAACTGTTTAGCTAG
- the LOC4330824 gene encoding probable fucosyltransferase 8 isoform X1 yields the protein MERSGGGGADGDEERLPLHHGFETERAAPWAAAESKPPPPPRGRFGRASVRAALAVCFLAIPAVLLLQRWQAGSSPEWLFEIEPPADGDRDMQDDLPDDLTASQYIGYDKFLGGLLQEGFDEVSCRSRYQFARYHKNFTRIPSSYLLERLRRQEALQKKCGPGTKSYKQAVKLLRSSQGVNMTTDCNYLFLTVHAGLGNRMLEIASAFLYALLTNRILLLDRYQEIGDLFCEPFPGTSWLMPSDFPLNYGEFTQSSPESYGNMLQNKVVGDNTDQSLAGSRPPYVFLYLDGNYEFHDKLFFCEDDQQFLQDVPWLIMRTDMYFIPSLFLIPSYQDELSRLFPEKDAVFHHLARYLFHPTNSIWYSVKGYYRSYLAKANKTVGIQIRIFEKEGILQKNGRFPYVLEQILSCAQNEKLLPEISMKDEAEAPTAPKNNQTIAVLTTSLSSWYSDQIQKKYSEHPTVDGTRVEVYQPSHEEYQRSKNKKHNMKALAEIYLLSMTDVLITSGFSTFGYAAQGLSGLTPWIMFRSENHAMPDPPCRRAMSIEPCFHQAPFYDCKAKRNADLGKMVPFVRHCEDVSWGLKLISRPARRTQTRRPLCPA from the exons atggagaggagcggcggcggcggggcggacggcgacgaggagcggcTGCCGCTGCACCATGGGTTTGAGACGGAGAGGGCGGCTccctgggcggcggcggagtcgaagccgccgccgccgccgcggggcagGTTCGGGCGCGCCTCCGTGCGCGCCGCGCTGGCGGTGTGCTTCCTGGCCATCCCGGCCGTCCTGCTCCTGCAGCGGTGGCAGGCCGGGTCCTCGCCGGAGTGGCTCTTCGAAATCGAGCCCCCGGCGGACGGAGACCGAG ATATGCAAGATGATCTGCCTGATGATCTAACTGCATCTCAGTACATCGGCTATGACAAATTTCTGGGTGGTCTTCTGCAAGAGGGATTTGATGAAGTATCCTGCCGAAGCAGGTATCAGTTTGCACGGTACCACAAGAACTTCACAAGAATACCTTCTTCATACCTCTTAGAAAGGTTAAGGAGACAAGAAGCATTGCAGAAGAAGTGTGGTCCAGGCACTAAATCATACAAGCAAGCTGTGAAGCTGCTGAGGTCCAGTCAGGGCGTCAACATGACGACAGATTGCAACTATCTGTTCTTGACAGTACATGCTGGGTTAGGGAACAGAATGCTTGAGATTGCTTCAGCATTTCTTTATGCACTCCTTACAAACCGGATTTTGCTTTTGGACCGTTATCAGGAGATCGGTGACCTTTTCTGTGAACCTTTCCCAGGAACCTCGTGGTTAATGCCTTCGGATTTCCCTCTAAACTATGGTGAATTTACTCAGAGTAGCCCAGAGAGCTATGGAAACATGCTGCAGAATAAGGTTGTCGGTGACAATACAGATCAGTCTCTGGCTGGTTCTAGGCCTCCCTACGTGTTCCTCTACCTTGATGGTAACTATGAATTCCATGACAAGCTTTTCTTCTGCGAAGACGACCAACAGTTCCTGCAAGATGTGCCGTGGTTGATCATGAGAACCGACATGTACTTTATACCATCACTATTTCTTATTCCAAGTTACCAAGATGAGCTCAGCAGGCTATTTCCTGAGAAAGATGCTGTTTTTCATCACTTGGCACGCTATCTTTTCCATCCGACGAATAGCATATGGTATTCAGTTAAAGGGTACTACAGGTCCTACCTTGCCAAAGCTAATAAAACTGTGGGAATTCAGATCAGGATATTTGAGAAAGAGGGCATCTTGCAAAAAAACGGGCGATTTCCATATGTCTTAGAACAGATCCTTTCATGCGCTCAGAATGAAAAGCTGCTGCCAGAAATCAGTATGAAAGATGAAGCAGAAGCACCGACCGCGCCCAAGAATAACCAGACAATTGCTGTTCTTACAACTTCTCTGAGCTCCTGGTACAGTGATCAGATCCAGAAGAAGTACAGTGAGCACCCAACAGTCGATGGAACCAGGGTAGAAGTATACCAGCCGAGCCATGAGGAGTACCAGAGATCAAAGAACAAGAAGCACAACATGAAAGCACTGGCCGAGATCTACCTACTCAGCATGACGGACGTGCTCATCACCAGTGGCTTCTCCACCTTCGGCTACGCCGCGCAGGGCCTCTCCGGCCTGACGCCGTGGATCATGTTCAGGTCGGAGAACCACGCCATGCCGGacccgccgtgccgccgcgccatgtCGATCGAGCCGTGCTTCCATCAGGCTCCCTTCTACGACTGCAAGGCGAAGAGGAACGCTGACCTGGGCAAGATGGTGCCGTTCGTGAGGCACTGCGAGGACGTCAGTTGGGGCCTGAAG CTCATCAGCCGGCCGGCACGTCGGACACAAACACGTCGGCCTTTGTGTCCAGCCTAA
- the LOC4330824 gene encoding probable fucosyltransferase 8 isoform X2 — translation MERSGGGGADGDEERLPLHHGFETERAAPWAAAESKPPPPPRGRFGRASVRAALAVCFLAIPAVLLLQRWQAGSSPEWLFEIEPPADGDRDMQDDLPDDLTASQYIGYDKFLGGLLQEGFDEVSCRSRYQFARYHKNFTRIPSSYLLERLRRQEALQKKCGPGTKSYKQAVKLLRSSQGVNMTTDCNYLFLTVHAGLGNRMLEIASAFLYALLTNRILLLDRYQEIGDLFCEPFPGTSWLMPSDFPLNYGEFTQSSPESYGNMLQNKVVGDNTDQSLAGSRPPYVFLYLDGNYEFHDKLFFCEDDQQFLQDVPWLIMRTDMYFIPSLFLIPSYQDELSRLFPEKDAVFHHLARYLFHPTNSIWYSVKGYYRSYLAKANKTVGIQIRIFEKEGILQKNGRFPYVLEQILSCAQNEKLLPEISMKDEAEAPTAPKNNQTIAVLTTSLSSWYSDQIQKKYSEHPTVDGTRVEVYQPSHEEYQRSKNKKHNMKALAEIYLLSMTDVLITSGFSTFGYAAQGLSGLTPWIMFRSENHAMPDPPCRRAMSIEPCFHQAPFYDCKAKRNADLGKMVPFVRHCEDVSWGLKVVNQTQW, via the exons atggagaggagcggcggcggcggggcggacggcgacgaggagcggcTGCCGCTGCACCATGGGTTTGAGACGGAGAGGGCGGCTccctgggcggcggcggagtcgaagccgccgccgccgccgcggggcagGTTCGGGCGCGCCTCCGTGCGCGCCGCGCTGGCGGTGTGCTTCCTGGCCATCCCGGCCGTCCTGCTCCTGCAGCGGTGGCAGGCCGGGTCCTCGCCGGAGTGGCTCTTCGAAATCGAGCCCCCGGCGGACGGAGACCGAG ATATGCAAGATGATCTGCCTGATGATCTAACTGCATCTCAGTACATCGGCTATGACAAATTTCTGGGTGGTCTTCTGCAAGAGGGATTTGATGAAGTATCCTGCCGAAGCAGGTATCAGTTTGCACGGTACCACAAGAACTTCACAAGAATACCTTCTTCATACCTCTTAGAAAGGTTAAGGAGACAAGAAGCATTGCAGAAGAAGTGTGGTCCAGGCACTAAATCATACAAGCAAGCTGTGAAGCTGCTGAGGTCCAGTCAGGGCGTCAACATGACGACAGATTGCAACTATCTGTTCTTGACAGTACATGCTGGGTTAGGGAACAGAATGCTTGAGATTGCTTCAGCATTTCTTTATGCACTCCTTACAAACCGGATTTTGCTTTTGGACCGTTATCAGGAGATCGGTGACCTTTTCTGTGAACCTTTCCCAGGAACCTCGTGGTTAATGCCTTCGGATTTCCCTCTAAACTATGGTGAATTTACTCAGAGTAGCCCAGAGAGCTATGGAAACATGCTGCAGAATAAGGTTGTCGGTGACAATACAGATCAGTCTCTGGCTGGTTCTAGGCCTCCCTACGTGTTCCTCTACCTTGATGGTAACTATGAATTCCATGACAAGCTTTTCTTCTGCGAAGACGACCAACAGTTCCTGCAAGATGTGCCGTGGTTGATCATGAGAACCGACATGTACTTTATACCATCACTATTTCTTATTCCAAGTTACCAAGATGAGCTCAGCAGGCTATTTCCTGAGAAAGATGCTGTTTTTCATCACTTGGCACGCTATCTTTTCCATCCGACGAATAGCATATGGTATTCAGTTAAAGGGTACTACAGGTCCTACCTTGCCAAAGCTAATAAAACTGTGGGAATTCAGATCAGGATATTTGAGAAAGAGGGCATCTTGCAAAAAAACGGGCGATTTCCATATGTCTTAGAACAGATCCTTTCATGCGCTCAGAATGAAAAGCTGCTGCCAGAAATCAGTATGAAAGATGAAGCAGAAGCACCGACCGCGCCCAAGAATAACCAGACAATTGCTGTTCTTACAACTTCTCTGAGCTCCTGGTACAGTGATCAGATCCAGAAGAAGTACAGTGAGCACCCAACAGTCGATGGAACCAGGGTAGAAGTATACCAGCCGAGCCATGAGGAGTACCAGAGATCAAAGAACAAGAAGCACAACATGAAAGCACTGGCCGAGATCTACCTACTCAGCATGACGGACGTGCTCATCACCAGTGGCTTCTCCACCTTCGGCTACGCCGCGCAGGGCCTCTCCGGCCTGACGCCGTGGATCATGTTCAGGTCGGAGAACCACGCCATGCCGGacccgccgtgccgccgcgccatgtCGATCGAGCCGTGCTTCCATCAGGCTCCCTTCTACGACTGCAAGGCGAAGAGGAACGCTGACCTGGGCAAGATGGTGCCGTTCGTGAGGCACTGCGAGGACGTCAGTTGGGGCCTGAAGGTTGTAAATCAAACTCAGTGGTAG
- the LOC4330824 gene encoding probable fucosyltransferase 8 isoform X3: protein MIISSRGWPPAGRAAENEARRWGRLRRASARAALVLCSLTMIPVVVVLHRCAVSSSWPDRVFEAKHIAGAGEQDMQDDLPDDLTASQYIGYDKFLGGLLQEGFDEVSCRSRYQFARYHKNFTRIPSSYLLERLRRQEALQKKCGPGTKSYKQAVKLLRSSQGVNMTTDCNYLFLTVHAGLGNRMLEIASAFLYALLTNRILLLDRYQEIGDLFCEPFPGTSWLMPSDFPLNYGEFTQSSPESYGNMLQNKVVGDNTDQSLAGSRPPYVFLYLDGNYEFHDKLFFCEDDQQFLQDVPWLIMRTDMYFIPSLFLIPSYQDELSRLFPEKDAVFHHLARYLFHPTNSIWYSVKGYYRSYLAKANKTVGIQIRIFEKEGILQKNGRFPYVLEQILSCAQNEKLLPEISMKDEAEAPTAPKNNQTIAVLTTSLSSWYSDQIQKKYSEHPTVDGTRVEVYQPSHEEYQRSKNKKHNMKALAEIYLLSMTDVLITSGFSTFGYAAQGLSGLTPWIMFRSENHAMPDPPCRRAMSIEPCFHQAPFYDCKAKRNADLGKMVPFVRHCEDVSWGLKVVNQTQW from the exons ATGATTATTTCGAGCAGAGGCTGGCCACCAGCGGGCCGAGCCGCGGAGAACGAGGCGAGGCGGTGGGGAAGGCTCCGGCGAgcctccgcgcgcgccgcgctgGTGCTCTGCTCGCTGACGATGATtccagtcgtcgtcgtcctccaccgGTGTGCGGTCTCCTCCTCCTGGCCGGATCGGGTTTTCGAAGCCAAGCACATCGCGGGAGCCGGCGAGCAAG ATATGCAAGATGATCTGCCTGATGATCTAACTGCATCTCAGTACATCGGCTATGACAAATTTCTGGGTGGTCTTCTGCAAGAGGGATTTGATGAAGTATCCTGCCGAAGCAGGTATCAGTTTGCACGGTACCACAAGAACTTCACAAGAATACCTTCTTCATACCTCTTAGAAAGGTTAAGGAGACAAGAAGCATTGCAGAAGAAGTGTGGTCCAGGCACTAAATCATACAAGCAAGCTGTGAAGCTGCTGAGGTCCAGTCAGGGCGTCAACATGACGACAGATTGCAACTATCTGTTCTTGACAGTACATGCTGGGTTAGGGAACAGAATGCTTGAGATTGCTTCAGCATTTCTTTATGCACTCCTTACAAACCGGATTTTGCTTTTGGACCGTTATCAGGAGATCGGTGACCTTTTCTGTGAACCTTTCCCAGGAACCTCGTGGTTAATGCCTTCGGATTTCCCTCTAAACTATGGTGAATTTACTCAGAGTAGCCCAGAGAGCTATGGAAACATGCTGCAGAATAAGGTTGTCGGTGACAATACAGATCAGTCTCTGGCTGGTTCTAGGCCTCCCTACGTGTTCCTCTACCTTGATGGTAACTATGAATTCCATGACAAGCTTTTCTTCTGCGAAGACGACCAACAGTTCCTGCAAGATGTGCCGTGGTTGATCATGAGAACCGACATGTACTTTATACCATCACTATTTCTTATTCCAAGTTACCAAGATGAGCTCAGCAGGCTATTTCCTGAGAAAGATGCTGTTTTTCATCACTTGGCACGCTATCTTTTCCATCCGACGAATAGCATATGGTATTCAGTTAAAGGGTACTACAGGTCCTACCTTGCCAAAGCTAATAAAACTGTGGGAATTCAGATCAGGATATTTGAGAAAGAGGGCATCTTGCAAAAAAACGGGCGATTTCCATATGTCTTAGAACAGATCCTTTCATGCGCTCAGAATGAAAAGCTGCTGCCAGAAATCAGTATGAAAGATGAAGCAGAAGCACCGACCGCGCCCAAGAATAACCAGACAATTGCTGTTCTTACAACTTCTCTGAGCTCCTGGTACAGTGATCAGATCCAGAAGAAGTACAGTGAGCACCCAACAGTCGATGGAACCAGGGTAGAAGTATACCAGCCGAGCCATGAGGAGTACCAGAGATCAAAGAACAAGAAGCACAACATGAAAGCACTGGCCGAGATCTACCTACTCAGCATGACGGACGTGCTCATCACCAGTGGCTTCTCCACCTTCGGCTACGCCGCGCAGGGCCTCTCCGGCCTGACGCCGTGGATCATGTTCAGGTCGGAGAACCACGCCATGCCGGacccgccgtgccgccgcgccatgtCGATCGAGCCGTGCTTCCATCAGGCTCCCTTCTACGACTGCAAGGCGAAGAGGAACGCTGACCTGGGCAAGATGGTGCCGTTCGTGAGGCACTGCGAGGACGTCAGTTGGGGCCTGAAGGTTGTAAATCAAACTCAGTGGTAG
- the LOC136351182 gene encoding probable fucosyltransferase 8 isoform X1, with translation MDEKRAARTPRAGARNAVNGGESGCCSEKAARWGWRAPVEVAVVGFVATLTLLVLLYGGTGSLLSFTSPRTEFVQKLAAAAASPSHGAPEDTPETSTRHDDDRLLGGLLSPAFDEHSCRSRYTSSLYRRRSPFRPSTYLVERLRRYEARHKRCGPGSALFQEAVEHLRSGRNAARSECQYVVWTPFNGLGNRMLALASTFLYALLTDRVLLVHAPPEFDGLFCEPFPGSSWTLPADFLITDFDGVFTMWSPTSYKNMRQAGTISNATAEQSLPAYVFLDLIQSFTDAAFCDDDQQVLAKFNWMVIKSDVYFAAMLFLMPAYERELTQLFPEKEAVFHHLARYLFHPSNDVWGIVHRFYEAYLARADELVGLQVRVFPEMPIPFDNMYEQIIRCSEQEGLLPKLGQTVVVTAANGSSVVAPSTKLTSILVTSLFPDYYDRIRGVYHARPTETGEYVAVHQPSHEREQRTEARGHNQRALAEIYLLSFCDRVVTSAVSTFGYIAHGLAGVRPWVLLRPPSPVARAEPACVRSETVEPCLQALPRRMCGAAEGSDIGALVPHIRHCEDVQKGIKLFS, from the exons ATGGACGAGAAGAGGGCGGCGCGGACGCCGCGAGCTGGAGCGCGGAACGCGGTGAACGGCGGCGAGTCGGGATGTTGCAGCGAGAAGGCTGCGCGGTGGGGATGGCGCGCGCCGGTGGAGGTGGCCGTGGTCGGGTTCGTCGCCACCTTGACGTTGCTCGTTCTACTGTACGGCGGCACGGGAAGCTTGCTGTCGTTCACCTCGCCGAGGACGGAGTTTGTGCAGAAGCTTGCAG CTGCCGCAGCATCACCTTCCCACGGAGCACCGGAAGACACGCCCGAGACGTCGACTCGGCACGACGACGACCGTCTCCTCGGCGGACTGCTCTCTCCGGCCTTCGACGAGCATTCCTGCCGTTCCCGGTACACGTCGTCCCTCTACCGCCGCCGTTCACCGTTCCGCCCGTCCACCTACCTCGTCGAGCGACTCCGGCGGTACGAGGCCCGGCACAAGCGGTGCGGCCCCGGCTCCGCCCTTTTCCAGGAAGCCGTCGAGCACCTGCGCTCCGGCCGCAACGCCGCGCGCTCCGAGTGCCAGTACGTGGTGTGGACGCCGTTCAACGGGCTCGGCAACCGCATGCTCGCGCTCGCGTCAACCTTCCTCTACGCGCTCCTCACCGACCGCGTCCTGCTAGTGCACGCGCCGCCGGAGTTCGACGGCCTCTTCTGCGAGCCCTTCCCCGGAAGCTCATGGACATTGCCCGCCGACTTCCTGATCACCGACTTCGACGGCGTCTTCACCATGTGGTCGCCGACGAGCTACAAGAACATGAGGCAGGCCGGCACGATAAGCAACGCTACCGCGGAGCAGAGCCTGCCAGCCTACGTGTTCCTTGATCTCATCCAGTCGTTCACCGATGCCGCCTTCTGCGACGACGACCAGCAGGTCCTAGCCAAGTTCAACTGGATGGTGATAAAGTCCGACGTCTACTTCGCCGCCATGTTATTCCTCATGCCGGCCTATGAGCGCGAGCTGACGCAGCTGTTCCCGGAGAAGGAGGCCGTGTTCCACCACCTGGCGCGGTATCTCTTCCATCCGTCGAACGACGTGTGGGGCATCGTGCACAGGTTCTACGAGGCCTATCTCGCCAGGGCCGACGAGCTTGTCGGCCTCCAGGTGCGCGTGTTCCCGGAGATGCCCATACCGTTCGACAACATGTACGAGCAGATCATCCGGTGCTCGGAGCAGGAGGGGTTGCTGCCCAAGCTAGGACAGACGGTCGTCGTCACCGCGGCGAACGGCTCGTCGGTGGTGGCGCCGAGCACGAAGCTGACTTCCATACTGGTGACGTCGCTGTTCCCGGACTACTACGACCGCATCCGCGGCGTGTACCACGCGAGGCCGACGGAGACAGGGGAGTACGTAGCGGTGCACCAGCCGAGCCACGAGCGGGAGCAGCGCACGGAGGCGCGCGGCCACAACCAGCGCGCGCTGGCCGAGATATACCTGCTGAGCTTCTGCGACCGCGTCGTGACGAGCGCCGTGTCGACGTTCGGGTACATCGCGCACGGGCTAGCCGGGGTGCGGCCGTGGGTGTTGCTGCGGCCGCCGTCCCCGGTGGCGCGCGCCGAGCCGGCGTGCGTCCGGTCGGAGACCGTCGAGCCGTGCCTGCAGGCGCTGCCTCGACGGATGTGCGGCGCGGCGGAAGGCAGTGACATTGGGGCTCTGGTGCCTCATATCCGGCATTGCGAGGATGTACAAAAAGGTATCAAACTGTTTAGCTAG